In Propionimicrobium sp. PCR01-08-3, one DNA window encodes the following:
- the adhE gene encoding bifunctional acetaldehyde-CoA/alcohol dehydrogenase, with protein sequence MTNDIDALVSKAQSALAEYASFTQEQIDHIVRKASVAALHNHGPLAVLAVQETGRGIFEDKAVKNIFACEHVTNSIINQKTVGVISHDEISGITEIAEPIGVICALTPVTNPTSTTIFKALIALKTRNPVIFGFHPAAQKCSAEAARIVRDTAIEAGAPEGCVQWIEEPSMEASGELMNHPGVALILATGGNAMVRAAYSCGKPALGVGAGNVPAFVERTADVERAVNDIVLSKAFDMGMVCASEQAVILDEPIAEQALAEFARLHAYRVNAAEKRMLEQFIFGVAAGSDDCDQAKLNATIVGQSPVWIAKQAGFRVPEDTSIILAEVSGVGPQEPLTREKLSPVLAVLRASSVQHGIELSAAMVAFDGLGHSAVVHSSDRETITAFAKAVKAIRIIENSPSSHGGIGDMYNAFMPSLTLGCGSYGRNSVSNNVSAVNLLNIKRVGRRNNNLQWFKVPARTYFEPNAIRYLAEMRGVERVTIVTDKTMTDLGYVDAITGILNRRENHVHVQLLNQVRAEPKVSEVEAGATEIRAFGPDTIIALGGGSPMDAAKVMWLLYEHPETQFSDMREKFFDIRKRAFRFPELGKKAKLVCIPTTSGTGSEMTPFAVITDDQTGMKYPLADYALTPAVAIIDPVLTKQLPGFLVADAGFDALSHATEAYVSVYANDYTDGLCLHAIKLIFENIERSTKAPPNSTDSADIKAREKMHNAASIAGMAFGNAFLGIVHAMSHPTGGRYHLVHGRTNAVYMPEVIRYNGRVPTKLNSWPKYERYIVPERFQEIAVHLGLPASTPAEGVESYARAVEDLRDRVGIERSFRDQGVDEETFINGLDDLAMAAYEDQCAPANPRMPMLEDMKILMEAAYYGISFEEVVARHRAETERLSEQIDEVIEAAGKVSE encoded by the coding sequence ATGACAAACGACATCGATGCGCTGGTTTCAAAGGCGCAGAGTGCGCTAGCAGAATACGCATCATTCACCCAAGAGCAGATCGATCATATCGTCCGCAAGGCGTCGGTTGCGGCGCTCCACAATCACGGCCCGCTGGCTGTGCTGGCGGTGCAGGAGACCGGTCGCGGCATCTTCGAGGACAAGGCCGTCAAGAACATCTTCGCTTGCGAGCATGTGACGAACTCGATCATCAACCAGAAGACCGTCGGGGTCATCTCCCACGACGAGATCAGCGGCATCACCGAGATCGCGGAACCGATCGGTGTGATCTGTGCGCTGACCCCCGTCACCAATCCCACGTCGACGACCATCTTCAAGGCGCTGATCGCCCTGAAGACCCGTAATCCGGTCATCTTCGGATTCCATCCTGCGGCGCAGAAATGCTCGGCCGAAGCCGCTCGGATCGTCCGGGACACGGCCATCGAGGCCGGCGCTCCGGAAGGCTGCGTCCAGTGGATCGAGGAGCCGTCGATGGAGGCGTCCGGGGAGCTCATGAACCATCCCGGGGTCGCTCTCATCCTGGCGACCGGCGGCAACGCCATGGTGCGGGCCGCCTACTCATGTGGCAAGCCGGCACTTGGTGTGGGTGCCGGCAACGTCCCGGCGTTCGTCGAACGCACCGCCGACGTCGAACGTGCGGTCAACGACATCGTGTTGTCGAAGGCGTTCGACATGGGCATGGTCTGTGCATCCGAGCAGGCTGTGATCTTGGACGAGCCGATCGCCGAGCAGGCGTTGGCCGAGTTCGCCAGGCTGCACGCCTATCGGGTGAATGCGGCTGAGAAGCGCATGCTCGAGCAGTTCATCTTCGGAGTGGCCGCGGGGAGCGATGACTGCGATCAGGCGAAGCTCAATGCGACGATAGTGGGCCAGTCTCCGGTTTGGATAGCCAAGCAAGCAGGGTTCCGGGTGCCCGAGGACACCTCGATCATCCTCGCCGAGGTCAGCGGCGTCGGCCCGCAGGAGCCACTGACCCGCGAGAAGCTCTCCCCGGTGCTCGCGGTACTGCGCGCGAGCAGCGTGCAGCACGGCATCGAACTATCGGCGGCCATGGTCGCTTTCGACGGTCTGGGTCATTCTGCCGTCGTCCATTCGAGCGATCGGGAGACGATCACCGCGTTCGCCAAGGCCGTCAAAGCGATCCGAATCATCGAGAACTCCCCGTCGTCCCATGGCGGTATCGGTGACATGTACAACGCCTTCATGCCCTCGTTGACGCTGGGCTGCGGCTCCTACGGACGCAATTCGGTCTCCAACAATGTATCGGCGGTGAACCTGTTGAACATCAAACGAGTGGGACGGCGAAACAACAACTTGCAGTGGTTCAAGGTACCGGCCAGAACCTACTTCGAGCCGAATGCGATCCGCTATCTCGCCGAGATGCGCGGTGTCGAGCGCGTTACGATCGTCACCGACAAGACGATGACCGATCTCGGCTATGTCGATGCGATCACCGGCATACTGAACCGCCGTGAGAATCACGTCCACGTACAGTTGCTGAACCAAGTGCGCGCCGAACCGAAGGTATCCGAGGTGGAGGCGGGGGCGACAGAGATCCGTGCCTTTGGCCCGGACACGATCATCGCCTTGGGCGGCGGTTCACCGATGGACGCGGCCAAGGTCATGTGGCTGCTCTACGAGCACCCCGAGACCCAGTTCTCCGATATGCGCGAGAAGTTCTTCGACATCCGCAAGCGGGCGTTCAGGTTCCCCGAACTTGGCAAGAAGGCGAAGCTGGTCTGCATCCCGACGACTTCGGGCACCGGCTCGGAGATGACCCCCTTCGCGGTCATCACCGATGACCAGACTGGCATGAAGTACCCGCTTGCCGACTACGCGCTGACGCCGGCTGTGGCAATCATCGATCCCGTGCTGACCAAACAACTACCGGGATTCCTGGTGGCCGATGCCGGTTTCGATGCCCTCAGCCACGCTACCGAGGCCTATGTCTCGGTCTACGCGAATGACTATACCGATGGACTCTGCCTGCACGCGATCAAGCTGATCTTCGAGAATATCGAGCGCAGCACCAAGGCCCCACCGAACAGCACTGATTCAGCCGATATCAAGGCTCGCGAGAAGATGCACAATGCTGCATCAATCGCCGGCATGGCCTTCGGCAACGCTTTCTTGGGCATCGTGCACGCGATGTCGCACCCGACCGGAGGTAGATATCATCTCGTTCACGGCCGCACCAATGCCGTATACATGCCCGAAGTGATCCGTTACAACGGCAGGGTACCCACGAAGCTCAACAGCTGGCCGAAGTACGAGCGATATATCGTCCCCGAGCGGTTCCAGGAGATCGCGGTCCATCTGGGTCTGCCGGCCTCGACTCCCGCCGAGGGCGTCGAAAGCTACGCGCGGGCGGTGGAGGACTTGCGCGACCGCGTCGGCATTGAACGCTCTTTCCGTGATCAGGGCGTTGACGAGGAGACGTTCATCAACGGACTCGACGATCTCGCGATGGCGGCCTATGAAGACCAGTGTGCTCCGGCGAACCCGCGGATGCCGATGCTGGAGGATATGAAGATCTTGATGGAAGCGGCCTACTACGGGATCTCGTTTGAGGAAGTGGTGGCCCGGCATCGGGCCGAAACCGAGCGCCTCAGCGAGCAGATCGACGAGGTCATCGAAGCAGCCGGGAAGGTCAGTGAGTGA
- a CDS encoding alanine/ornithine racemase family PLP-dependent enzyme, with translation MTTCTPRLEIYPERIAGNARALIAECAAHGIQVAAVSKVMQAHPVVLEAFADAEVAMVADSRIANLVRVTEFGLRAPRLLLRPPSPSEASRAVRWADYSLNSSAETVAALSRAAVEQKTRHAVIMMVDVGDLREGIWPDRVIDEVAKAASLPQIELAGLGTNLACYGGVLPSAEKMAMLVDLREQCRQATGLSLDLLSGGNSANLNLLASGAMPDEINHLRLGESIILGRETLDRKPWRGTRQDAVRVVAEVIELERKPSVPVGEVGQDAFGQYPVVVDRGTRWRAICNLGRQDASPDGLTPQDPGIIVVGASSDHLILDVTDASSEVRLGSELSFSPNYAALLAASTSPYVHKQAVRAC, from the coding sequence ATGACTACTTGCACACCCAGACTCGAGATTTATCCGGAGCGGATTGCCGGGAACGCTCGGGCACTGATTGCCGAATGCGCCGCGCACGGCATTCAGGTGGCCGCGGTCAGCAAGGTTATGCAGGCCCATCCGGTCGTCCTGGAAGCATTCGCGGACGCAGAAGTGGCGATGGTGGCTGACTCGCGGATCGCGAACCTCGTGCGCGTCACTGAATTCGGGCTGCGTGCGCCACGGCTGTTGCTGCGGCCACCGTCGCCAAGCGAGGCATCTCGTGCTGTGCGGTGGGCGGACTACTCGCTCAACTCATCGGCCGAGACGGTGGCTGCGTTGTCCCGTGCGGCGGTCGAGCAGAAAACCAGACACGCGGTGATCATGATGGTTGATGTCGGTGACTTGCGTGAGGGCATCTGGCCCGATCGGGTGATCGATGAGGTTGCGAAGGCCGCGTCGTTGCCGCAGATCGAACTGGCCGGTTTGGGGACCAATCTGGCGTGTTACGGCGGAGTGCTGCCGAGTGCAGAAAAGATGGCCATGCTGGTGGATCTGCGGGAGCAATGCCGCCAGGCCACCGGGCTGTCGCTGGACCTGCTCTCGGGTGGCAATAGCGCCAATCTCAATCTGCTGGCCAGCGGGGCCATGCCAGACGAGATAAACCACCTTCGGCTGGGCGAGTCCATCATCCTCGGCCGTGAAACTCTCGACCGCAAACCTTGGCGAGGTACTCGGCAAGACGCTGTACGAGTGGTTGCCGAGGTAATAGAACTGGAGCGCAAGCCGTCAGTACCAGTCGGCGAGGTAGGTCAGGACGCCTTCGGACAGTATCCCGTTGTGGTGGATAGGGGCACACGCTGGCGGGCAATTTGCAATCTGGGCCGTCAGGATGCGTCTCCTGACGGTCTCACCCCTCAAGACCCAGGAATCATTGTGGTTGGCGCCAGCTCAGACCACCTGATTCTCGACGTCACCGACGCGAGTAGCGAGGTCCGGCTGGGCAGTGAGCTGAGCTTCTCGCCAAACTACGCCGCCTTGTTGGCCGCCAGCACTTCACCGTACGTACACAAGCAGGCAGTCCGCGCCTGCTGA
- the ald gene encoding alanine dehydrogenase — MKIGVPAEVKNQEHRVSMTPAGVHHLVARGHQVLVQSGAGLGSAITDEDYRAAGASIVPTAADAWSEAELLVKVKEPIASEYGFLRDDLVLFTYLHLAADEAQTQALLQAGTLAIAYETVQTDRGGLPLLQPMSEVAGRLSTLVGAQALMKHNGGRGVLVPGVPGVAPAKVAVIGGGTAGRNAAQMAHGMRADVTIFDIDAETMVALDAEFDGQVKTRMSTAYAIQEAVREADLVIGAVLVPGAKAPKLVTNEMVANAKPGSVFVDIAVDQGGCFADTHATTHAEPTYQVHDSVFYAVANMPGAVPVTSTHALTNATLPYITELADNGWRQALNADHVLARGLSTSAGKLTSLPVARDLGLAAQYVPADDVLVG, encoded by the coding sequence ATGAAAATCGGAGTTCCCGCAGAAGTGAAGAACCAGGAGCATCGCGTCTCCATGACCCCGGCAGGCGTGCATCACTTGGTTGCGCGCGGACATCAGGTACTCGTCCAGTCCGGCGCCGGTCTCGGATCCGCGATCACCGATGAGGACTATCGCGCGGCTGGCGCGTCCATCGTCCCAACCGCGGCCGATGCCTGGAGCGAGGCCGAGCTACTGGTGAAGGTGAAGGAGCCGATCGCTTCGGAGTACGGCTTCCTGCGTGATGACCTGGTGCTGTTCACCTACCTGCATCTGGCCGCGGACGAGGCGCAGACCCAGGCCCTGCTTCAGGCGGGCACTTTGGCGATCGCGTACGAGACCGTGCAGACCGATCGCGGCGGGCTTCCGCTGCTGCAGCCAATGAGCGAAGTGGCTGGCCGGCTTTCGACGTTGGTGGGCGCCCAGGCATTGATGAAACACAACGGTGGGCGCGGCGTACTGGTACCGGGAGTCCCCGGTGTGGCGCCGGCCAAGGTTGCGGTGATCGGCGGTGGCACCGCTGGACGTAACGCCGCGCAGATGGCTCACGGTATGCGAGCAGATGTCACCATCTTTGACATCGACGCGGAAACCATGGTCGCTCTGGACGCCGAGTTCGACGGTCAGGTCAAGACCCGGATGTCGACGGCATATGCGATCCAGGAGGCGGTGCGCGAGGCCGACCTGGTGATCGGCGCCGTATTGGTGCCGGGCGCCAAGGCACCAAAATTGGTCACCAACGAGATGGTTGCCAACGCCAAGCCAGGCTCGGTCTTTGTGGACATCGCCGTCGATCAGGGCGGCTGCTTCGCCGATACCCATGCGACGACGCATGCGGAGCCTACCTACCAGGTACACGACTCGGTCTTCTACGCAGTTGCCAATATGCCCGGTGCGGTGCCTGTCACCTCGACCCATGCACTGACCAATGCGACCTTGCCATACATCACCGAACTGGCAGACAACGGCTGGCGCCAGGCACTAAACGCCGATCATGTGTTGGCCCGTGGCTTGTCGACTTCCGCGGGCAAGCTCACCAGCCTGCCGGTAGCCCGTGACCTTGGTCTCGCCGCCCAGTACGTCCCGGCCGACGACGTCCTGGTCGGCTGA
- a CDS encoding FadR/GntR family transcriptional regulator — protein MSRENLVDATASALIDRVLAGDFADGALPNQEALARECGVSRLTVREAMKGLEQRGVIRVAHGVGTFVVPAEHWRDIDAIARLQRLDPKGTGVSRQLIEVRRMIEIGAAELCAARCPDSVLETLECCVQKMRAAAEDSDVDTFVDADIDFHDTILQGTGNPFVAAIFDPMRPTLEFSRTQTSSVADIREHAIAEHQGVLDAIVARDPEAAGRAMTSHMDQTQRDLETYVLSR, from the coding sequence ATGAGTCGCGAGAACCTGGTGGACGCGACGGCCTCCGCGCTGATCGACCGGGTCTTGGCCGGTGACTTTGCCGATGGTGCACTTCCCAACCAGGAAGCCCTCGCCCGTGAGTGTGGGGTAAGCAGGCTGACCGTCCGTGAGGCGATGAAGGGCTTGGAGCAACGGGGAGTCATCCGGGTCGCCCATGGTGTGGGAACCTTCGTGGTGCCGGCCGAGCACTGGCGCGACATCGATGCCATCGCCCGGCTACAGCGCCTCGACCCCAAGGGCACCGGGGTATCGCGCCAGCTCATCGAGGTCCGCCGGATGATCGAGATCGGCGCCGCCGAATTGTGCGCGGCCCGTTGCCCCGACTCGGTTCTCGAAACGCTGGAATGCTGTGTCCAGAAGATGCGCGCCGCCGCCGAAGACAGCGATGTCGACACGTTCGTGGACGCGGACATCGATTTTCATGACACGATCCTGCAAGGAACGGGAAACCCTTTCGTCGCCGCGATCTTCGACCCGATGCGCCCGACCTTGGAGTTCTCCCGGACGCAGACCTCGTCGGTCGCCGACATTCGCGAGCATGCGATCGCCGAGCACCAAGGCGTGTTGGACGCGATCGTCGCCCGCGATCCGGAGGCAGCTGGCCGCGCGATGACCTCCCACATGGATCAGACCCAGCGCGACCTGGAAACCTACGTGCTGTCGCGCTGA
- a CDS encoding amino acid permease: MSDTEITPEADLLAEASIEERELERGLSNRHLQLIALGGAIGTGMFMGSSRTINVAGPSSMLVYALIGFFLYFMMRAMGEMLLANLKYKSFRDIAEDMLGPAGGFIVGWTYWFSWIVAAMGDLAAITGYAQYWWPEVPLWLPSATLAVVLFLLNVLAVRFFGEAEFWFALIKLVAVGALIIVAAWLLASSFVSPEGNAAQISNLWNDGGFFPNGALGFLGGFQIAFFAFVGLEVVGTAAAETRNPERNLPRAINAIPVRLALFYVLALAAICAVIPWRSVVPGISPFVSMFGLAGFGAAASVMNFVLLTAAASSDNSGMYSTSRMMYGLALDGQAPKAFGKLSKRNVPQNALIVSLVMLMGGVAFLYTSDTIIEAFTLVTSIAAVLFIFTWSVIVVCYLVYRRKYPELHQKSIYKMPGGIVAAWAVIAFFVISTVILCFDAETRQAVFVTPIWFVVIGVAYFFHSRRLKNPGATQTTAVGEQQE, from the coding sequence GTGAGTGATACCGAGATAACACCTGAGGCTGACCTATTGGCCGAAGCCTCGATCGAAGAACGCGAACTCGAACGCGGCCTTTCCAATCGCCACCTGCAACTCATCGCCCTCGGCGGTGCCATCGGCACCGGCATGTTCATGGGATCCAGCCGGACGATCAACGTCGCCGGCCCCTCCAGCATGCTGGTCTACGCTCTGATCGGTTTCTTCCTCTACTTCATGATGCGCGCCATGGGAGAGATGCTCCTGGCCAATCTGAAGTACAAGTCATTCCGCGATATCGCCGAGGACATGCTCGGTCCCGCCGGCGGCTTCATCGTCGGTTGGACCTACTGGTTCAGCTGGATCGTCGCGGCCATGGGCGACCTGGCGGCCATCACCGGTTATGCCCAGTACTGGTGGCCGGAGGTGCCGCTCTGGCTGCCATCGGCGACGTTAGCGGTCGTGCTCTTCCTGCTGAATGTGCTGGCGGTGCGCTTCTTCGGTGAGGCCGAGTTTTGGTTCGCCTTGATCAAGCTCGTGGCGGTCGGCGCGCTGATCATTGTCGCGGCCTGGCTGCTGGCAAGCAGCTTCGTCTCCCCGGAGGGCAACGCCGCACAGATCTCGAACCTGTGGAATGACGGCGGCTTCTTCCCGAACGGCGCTCTCGGTTTCCTGGGTGGTTTCCAGATCGCCTTCTTCGCCTTCGTCGGTCTCGAAGTCGTCGGCACCGCCGCGGCCGAGACCAGAAACCCCGAGCGCAACCTGCCGCGTGCGATCAACGCGATCCCGGTTCGCCTGGCCCTCTTCTACGTGCTGGCGCTGGCCGCCATCTGTGCCGTCATCCCGTGGCGTTCGGTTGTTCCCGGTATCAGCCCGTTCGTGTCGATGTTCGGTCTGGCCGGCTTCGGTGCGGCTGCCTCGGTGATGAACTTTGTCCTGCTGACCGCTGCTGCATCATCTGACAACTCCGGTATGTACTCGACCTCGCGTATGATGTACGGCTTAGCGCTCGACGGGCAGGCGCCAAAGGCATTCGGCAAGTTGTCGAAACGTAACGTGCCGCAGAACGCACTAATCGTCTCGCTAGTGATGCTGATGGGTGGCGTAGCGTTCCTTTACACCTCGGATACCATCATCGAAGCCTTTACACTGGTCACCTCGATCGCCGCGGTGCTCTTCATCTTCACCTGGTCGGTCATCGTCGTCTGCTATCTGGTGTACCGCCGCAAGTACCCCGAACTGCACCAAAAGTCCATCTATAAGATGCCTGGTGGCATCGTGGCGGCATGGGCGGTCATCGCCTTCTTCGTGATCAGCACGGTAATCCTCTGCTTTGACGCGGAAACACGCCAAGCAGTGTTCGTCACGCCGATCTGGTTCGTCGTCATCGGTGTGGCCTACTTCTTCCATTCGCGGCGACTCAAGAATCCTGGCGCTACGCAGACGACAGCAGTCGGCGAGCAACAGGAGTGA
- the aat gene encoding leucyl/phenylalanyl-tRNA--protein transferase — MSMQAFGPPSTWPSQDLIAFSDEFDLPMTLAAYCSGAFPMPLHDASFDARMGWWSPMRRGIIELDDLRVTKSLLKSARHYTTTIDAAFDEVLERCAEPSRPFGWIDDDIREIFTQAHHEGVVHSVETWDSSGRLVGGLYGVSLWGLFAGESMFHDPERGRDASKVALVRLINELRGRPDGTALLDVQWLTDHLASLGASEISRADYLERLDVALQEPQTVWSALRLPGDWRMQRTA, encoded by the coding sequence ATGTCGATGCAGGCTTTCGGTCCACCAAGTACGTGGCCGAGCCAGGACCTCATCGCGTTCAGCGACGAGTTCGACCTGCCGATGACACTGGCCGCCTACTGTTCGGGCGCGTTCCCGATGCCGCTACACGACGCGAGTTTCGACGCCCGCATGGGATGGTGGTCGCCCATGCGGCGAGGCATCATCGAGTTGGACGATCTGAGGGTGACCAAGAGCCTGCTCAAATCGGCACGCCACTACACGACGACCATTGATGCCGCTTTCGATGAGGTTCTGGAGCGCTGCGCCGAACCGTCGCGTCCGTTCGGCTGGATCGACGACGACATCCGCGAGATCTTCACCCAGGCCCACCACGAAGGCGTCGTCCACTCTGTGGAGACCTGGGATTCGTCCGGACGCCTGGTCGGCGGTCTGTATGGGGTGAGCTTGTGGGGGCTGTTCGCCGGGGAATCGATGTTCCACGACCCCGAGCGTGGACGCGATGCCTCGAAGGTGGCTCTGGTGCGGTTGATCAACGAATTGCGCGGCCGGCCCGACGGCACCGCCTTGCTCGATGTGCAGTGGCTGACCGATCACCTGGCGAGCCTCGGCGCAAGCGAGATATCGCGCGCCGACTACCTCGAACGCCTGGATGTCGCCCTGCAGGAGCCGCAAACCGTATGGTCTGCCCTGAGGCTGCCGGGCGACTGGCGAATGCAACGCACGGCATAG
- a CDS encoding EcsC family protein, giving the protein MAENDGFGKSIIGAAPIDAPDVTARLLRTLVGFAIDGTDWFPGARAAAGKQLQNKGSVEAAISSVTTGHVTLSGAQGFVTNLGGIATLIIGAPANLAGVALVQTRMVAAIAHLRGYDLDDSRVRHAVVTTLLGQRIVDELVAHGDLPGSPLVLATAPGIDYRLEQLISQRVMTALLTSTGGKQAIGLVAKRIPVIGGGVGAATDSWNTAAIARYTRAQFVSRRGSR; this is encoded by the coding sequence ATGGCCGAGAATGACGGATTCGGGAAATCGATCATCGGCGCCGCACCCATCGACGCACCAGATGTCACGGCTCGCCTGCTCCGCACGCTCGTCGGCTTCGCCATCGACGGAACCGACTGGTTCCCCGGCGCTCGGGCCGCAGCCGGTAAGCAGCTGCAGAACAAGGGATCGGTCGAGGCCGCGATCTCGTCCGTCACGACCGGCCACGTGACCCTTTCGGGTGCGCAGGGATTCGTGACCAACCTCGGCGGCATCGCGACCCTGATCATCGGGGCCCCCGCCAACCTTGCCGGTGTCGCGTTGGTGCAGACCCGCATGGTTGCGGCGATCGCTCACCTTCGCGGCTATGATCTGGACGACTCGCGGGTCAGGCATGCCGTTGTGACGACGCTTCTCGGCCAGCGCATCGTCGATGAGCTGGTGGCTCACGGCGACCTGCCCGGCAGCCCGCTGGTGCTGGCCACCGCGCCCGGCATCGATTACCGGCTCGAACAATTGATCTCACAACGGGTGATGACCGCGCTGCTCACTTCGACCGGCGGCAAGCAGGCCATCGGCCTGGTCGCGAAGCGCATTCCGGTGATCGGCGGCGGCGTGGGAGCAGCTACAGATTCCTGGAACACCGCCGCGATCGCCCGCTACACCCGCGCCCAGTTCGTCAGCCGCCGCGGCTCGCGCTGA
- a CDS encoding citrate synthase, whose amino-acid sequence MAEYARLEVDGHVYELPILTGTEGERAVDISKLRTQSGLITLDDGYGNTGSCSSEVTFIDGDEGILRYRGYPIETLAEHSSFVETAYLLIFGHLPTQAEREHFSDLLTEYSALHESMMKHFDAFPTNSHPMAIMSAMINSLSTHERPKIEPGDDAALEIYAAKLISKIRTIAAASYKSSIGQPIIYPRPDLRYVDNFLHMMFSLPYKEYEASPEVSHALNMFLVLHADHEQNCSTSTVRMVASGEANLYAACSAGVVALWGPKHGGANTEVVTMLQRMRREGISPQEFLNQVKDKKNNRRLMGFGHRVYRNFDPRSKILRGAADRLLTAMKIDDPLLGMAQELADLALNDDYFVERKLYPNVDFYSGVILRAIGIPLNMYTVMFSMGRMPGWIANWKEIHDNPGQKIYRPRQLYVGSEKREWVPRHAR is encoded by the coding sequence ATGGCTGAATACGCGCGACTCGAAGTCGACGGGCACGTCTATGAGCTACCCATTCTCACCGGAACCGAGGGGGAGCGGGCCGTCGACATCAGCAAGCTTCGCACCCAAAGCGGCTTGATCACCCTCGATGACGGCTACGGAAATACCGGTTCGTGTTCGTCCGAAGTTACCTTCATCGACGGCGATGAGGGAATTTTGCGCTATCGCGGATATCCCATCGAAACCCTCGCTGAACATTCGAGTTTTGTCGAGACAGCTTATTTGTTGATCTTCGGGCACCTGCCCACCCAGGCCGAACGCGAGCATTTCAGCGATTTACTCACCGAATACTCGGCGCTGCACGAATCGATGATGAAGCACTTTGATGCTTTCCCTACCAATTCGCATCCGATGGCCATCATGTCGGCGATGATCAACTCGTTGTCGACCCATGAGCGTCCGAAGATCGAGCCGGGAGACGATGCGGCGCTGGAGATCTACGCGGCCAAGCTGATCAGCAAGATCCGGACGATTGCGGCTGCTTCATACAAGTCGAGCATCGGCCAGCCGATCATCTACCCACGTCCCGACCTGCGCTACGTCGACAATTTCTTACACATGATGTTCTCGCTTCCCTACAAGGAATACGAAGCATCCCCAGAAGTCAGCCATGCATTGAACATGTTCTTGGTGCTGCATGCCGATCATGAGCAGAACTGTTCGACATCCACCGTGCGGATGGTCGCCTCGGGCGAAGCGAACCTCTACGCGGCATGCTCGGCCGGTGTGGTGGCCTTGTGGGGCCCCAAGCACGGTGGCGCGAACACCGAGGTCGTCACGATGCTGCAGCGGATGCGGCGTGAGGGTATTTCACCCCAGGAATTCTTGAATCAGGTCAAGGACAAGAAGAATAATCGGCGTCTGATGGGCTTCGGCCACCGGGTTTATCGTAACTTCGACCCACGGTCGAAGATTCTGCGCGGTGCTGCCGATCGTCTGCTGACGGCGATGAAGATCGATGATCCTCTGTTGGGTATGGCGCAAGAACTTGCTGATCTCGCGTTGAACGACGACTATTTCGTCGAACGCAAGCTTTACCCGAACGTCGATTTCTATTCCGGTGTCATTTTGCGCGCCATCGGTATTCCGCTGAATATGTACACGGTCATGTTCTCGATGGGACGCATGCCCGGCTGGATCGCCAACTGGAAAGAAATTCACGACAATCCCGGTCAGAAGATCTATCGTCCGCGCCAGCTTTATGTGGGCAGCGAGAAGAGGGAGTGGGTGCCGCGGCACGCACGCTGA